A part of Amyelois transitella isolate CPQ chromosome 12, ilAmyTran1.1, whole genome shotgun sequence genomic DNA contains:
- the LOC132902329 gene encoding uncharacterized protein LOC132902329, whose amino-acid sequence MLRFGIIVLVIGCARGEIGGSPLMNKLVKVKPVGSNLRRSFVPLTEIPTPPPPVTQVTESARRHLDIDPDDCSKSPVKEVVYEGAKVGIFGDYYDDAVAKTVATVVIPDHIDRKHFEVTTQVPYFTVGLIEAIGYHPSTAKNEYPPECEKIYQDHLADMYSDDTTDYSDESLEVARMPLMPEIKGEGLDEKLDLIYSDME is encoded by the exons ATGCTTCGCTTTGGAATTATTGTGCTGGTGATAGGATGTGCGAGGGGGGAGATCGGTGGCAGCCCGTTGATGAATAA GTTAGTGAAAGTAAAGCCTGTGGGAAGCAACCTAAGAAGGAGTTTCGTCCCTCTCACGGAGATCCCGACGCCTCCCCCTCCAGTTACCCAGGTTACGGAATCTGCCAGAAGGCATTTAGACATAGACCCAGACGACTGCTCAAAAAGCCCGGTCAAGGAAGTCGTGTACGAAGGCGCTAAGGTCGGCATCTTTGGGGACTATTATGATGATGCAGTAGCAAAAACTGTTGCTACTGTTGTTATACCAGACCATATTGACC GCAAGCACTTTGAAGTTACTACTCAAGTCCCATATTTCACCGTGGGCTTGATTGAAGCCATCGGATACCACCCCAGCACAGCTAAGAATGAGTACCCCCCTGAATGCGAGAAGATCTACCAGGACCACCTCGCTGATATGTACTCCGACGATACCACTGATTACTCCGATGAATCACTCGAAGTTGCcag AATGCCGTTGATGCCAGAAATAAAAGGAGAAGGACTTGATGAGAAGTTGGATCTAATCTACAGCGACATGGAGTGA
- the LOC106142450 gene encoding uncharacterized protein LOC106142450, translating into MSETKLKLHVTLIVLCIAIRGLNALDDSVLFSVTRAPRYFGILQDHRGQPLSVEVSEEYMDQDYIATNRKRHKIDWNKNPLDMDDFDDDDTEELFEEKDKDVKLPNKFNLQAGPV; encoded by the exons ATGTCCGAAACGAAGTTAAAATTACACGTTACTTTGATAGTATTGTGCATTGCAATTAGAGGGTTAAATGCATTAGATGACT CTGTCCTTTTCTCCGTGACCCGAGCCCCTCGCTACTTCGGAATCCTACAAGACCACCGCGGGCAGCCCCTGTCCGTAGAGGTCTCTGAGGAGTACATGGACCAGGATTACATAGCCACTAACAG gaaaaGGCACAAAATCGATTGGAACAA AAATCCTCTCGACATGGACGATTTTGATGATGACGATACGGAGGAGCTTTTCGAAGAGAAAGACAAAGATGTAAAGTTGCCCAATAAGTTCAACTTACAGGCCGGCCCGGTGTAG
- the LOC106142443 gene encoding uncharacterized protein LOC106142443 has protein sequence MVVKKCCSLQIISISMLVIFSSIVNAQSRDDKSASRKGKMADKTQTGTLGNVISAIQNLPTMDLGKKFRTPCKTGNRCGKVIKRLMVSKLAQLENTIMGIMKELAKLPPGSRLPDKFTKTEPVQLLLDQNYKEDVCMDKLESCLKEDKRRKRILKKLFFKKYNSLRQELIGYGGRRLWGGEGNLFYK, from the exons ATGGTTGTTAAAAAATGCTGTTCCCTTCAGATAATTTCGATTTCAATGTTAGTAATTTTCAGTTCAATAGTGAACGCCCAAAGTCGTGATGATAAATCAGCAAGCAGAAAAGGCAAAATGG CTGATAAGACTCAGACGGGGACTCTGGGTAATGTGATCTCTGCCATCCAGAACCTGCCAACCATGGACCTTGGCAAGAAATTCAGGACTCCATGCAAGACCGGCAACCGATGTGGAAAG GTAATAAAAAGGCTGATGGTTTCAAAACTGGCTCAGCTTGAGAACACAATTATGGGCATAATGAAAGAGCTCGCGAAGCTGCCCCCGGGATCTCGTCTGCCGGACAAGTTCACCAAGACAGAGCCTGTGCAGTTGCTTTTGGATCAgaattataa GGAAGATGTATGCATGGACAAGCTGGAGTCGTGCCTGAAGGAGGACAAGAGGAGAAAGAGGATCCTTAAGAAGCTGTTCTTCAAGAAGTATAATTCTCTTAGACAAGAGCTGATTGGCTATGGAGGCCGTCGGCTGTGGGGTGGGGAAGGCAACTTGTTTTATAAGTAA
- the LOC132902328 gene encoding uncharacterized protein LOC132902328 gives MRTVLVCLFVCFYVCRSDGYFVGAGLNVRFAQMLYTDSKYQVLREEMVKANTRNLVYHCRADKTDCDAALAKMRYKASKHFYALARAVVDYVKNKRQARPTGYVGTATFCQDTTCTSDTEPVVVLGGCYTLVSCGGNMSWHLDAITYKKKQDLYLS, from the exons ATGAGAACTGTGTtggtgtgtttgtttgtttgcttctATGTGTGCCGATCTGATGGGTACTTCGTCGGAGCCGGGT TGAACGTGCGCTTCGCCCAAATGCTGTACACAGACAGCAAATACCAGGTCCTTCGTGAGGAGATGGTCAAGGCCAATACCAGGAACCTGGTGTACCACTGCCGCGCAGACAAGACTGACTGCGATGCAGCTCTGGCCAAGATGAG GTATAAGGCCAGTAAACACTTCTACGCGTTAGCTAGAGCTGTGGTGGACTATGTGAAGAACAAGCGACAAGCGCGACCTACTGGTTATGTTG GAACAGCTACTTTCTGCCAAGACACGACTTGCACATCAGACACGGAGCCTGTGGTGGTGCTGGGCGGCTGCTACACCCTCGTCTCATGCGGGGGGAACATGTCCTGGCATCTGGATGCGATCACCTATAAGAAGAAACAAGACTTGTATTTATCGTAA
- the LOC106142381 gene encoding leucine-rich repeat protein soc-2 homolog — protein METADEKLTGEKNGLTNGITKDVDSSYLNWAEHITIIDLSNKNLKNIDEKTKFPPNLYDLSLSHNNLSEVPNVVLKLDKIRHLDLSYNSITYFDDTPSFCHTIEALNLSWNHLAGPPYWVWLESPKNLSELNLNYNVNITNSLTDIYIEELLNYSVKVANIKIANCRLHTNVDLICTFERAKSLELGVANFSSFCNVLEEIPCIGLDKCCDIERLNLQNTRIYNIKANIDMFMHLVEIDLSMNNIGGLPKEFCNLEKLEICILSYNNLLYLPDDINKLKKLVRLHMDNNELCMLPDRIIELKSLEFVDLYNNCLNEVPDEIQNVKELDLAQNYFDEPDNEEYLVKKEKLRINITDRYDGRKVERVRQDSEHSNDITDDEEEFLKSIEENNKTVYQQYDPPSSPEDWDSDKYWVPCSELHCTTPSLSPWMFYVKQKMAEGNFCPMDAHTVPIVELVKYENKCNPKVWVEVEGQFDDYSDDDS, from the exons atggagaCAGCTGACGAAAAATTAACTGGTGAAAAAAATGGGTTAACAAATGGAATCACGAAGGATGTGGATAGCAGCTATTTAAATTGGGCAGAACATATCACAATTATTGATTTAAGTAACAAGAATTTAAAGAATATTGACGAGAAAACTAAGTTCCCGCCGAATCTCTATGACTTGAGTTTGTCTCATAACAATTTGTCGGAAGTGCCTAATGTAGTGTTAAAACTTGATAAAATAAGGCATTTGGATCTTTCATATAACAGTATTACGTACTTTGATGATACACCTAGTTTCTGCCATACTATTGAGGCTCTAAACCTTTCATGGAACCATTTGGCTGGACCACCTTATTGGGTTTGGTTAGAATCACCAAAAAACCTGTcagaattaaatttgaattataatgTTAACATAACAAACtcactaactgatatctataTTGAagagttattaaattattctgtTAAAGtagcaaatattaaaatagctAATTGTAGATTGCATACAAATGTAGACCTTATATGCACATTTGAAAGAGCAAAATCACTAGAACTTGGAGTTGCTAATTTCAGCAGCTTTTGTAACGTTCTTGAAGAAATACCATGCATAGGTCTAGATAAATGCTGTGATATAGAAAGGCTGAATCTACAAAATACtagaatatataatattaaagcaAATATAGACATGTTTATGCATCTTGTTGAAATTGATCTATCAATGAATAATATAGGGGGTCTACCGAaggaattttgtaatttagagAAATTAGAAATATGCATATtgtcttataataatttgttgtACTTACCTGATGATATTAACAAATTGAAGAAGTTAGTTCGTCTTCACATGGATAACAATGAACTTTGCATGTTACCTGATAGaattattgaattgaaaagCTTGGAATTTGTTGATTTGTACAATAATTGCTTAAATGAAGTGCCTGATGAAATACAGAATGTGAAAGAGTTGGATCTGGCGCAGAATTACTTTGATGAACCTGACAATGAGGAGTATTTGGTGAAGAAGGAAAAGTTAAGAATCAATATCACTGATAGATATGATGGAAG aaaAGTGGAAAGAGTAAGACAGGATAGTGAGCATTCTAATGATATAACTGATGATGAAGAGGAATTCTTGAAGAGTATAGAAGAAAACAACAAGACAG TATATCAACAATATGACCCTCCGAGCTCTCCTGAAGACTGGGACTCTGACAAATATTGGGTGCCTTGTTCCGAACTCCACTGTACCACACCCTCACTCTCTCCCTGGATGTTCTACGTCAAACAGAAGATGGCCGAAGGTAACTTCTGCCCGATGGACGCTCACACAGTGCCGATTGTGGAATTAgtgaaatatgaaaataagtgCAATCCCAAAGTATGGGTGGAAGTTGAAGGACAATTTGATGATTATTCCGATGATGATAGCTGA
- the LOC106142490 gene encoding cancer-related nucleoside-triphosphatase homolog, producing the protein MSKTNIKYFILTGDPGVGKTTLTKKISSLLREKGVPTSGFYTEEVRRNRVREGFDVVTLDGERGPLAREESLLSNPAKYKVGKYGVTVQEFEKIALPSLQKMEANHLMVIDEIGKMEFFSQPFKSKVKEIFSDTSNNIVLATIPARKSDNLIEAIRNHRHAKVFMVTRENRNTIDKIILEEMKKTLNFV; encoded by the exons atgtctaaGACCAACATCAAGTATTTCATACTTACCGGGGACCCTG GAGTAGGCAAGACTACGTTGACGAAGAAAATCTCGTCTTTGCTGCGGGAGAAAGGAGTTCCTACATCAGGATTTTACACTGAAGAAGTCAGGAGGAATAGAGTCCGAGAGGGTTTTGATGTGGTCACCTTGGACGGTGAAAGAGGACCGTTAGCAAGAGAAGAATCACTCTTGAGTAACCCTGCAAAGTATAAAGTTGGGAAGTATGGAGTCACTGTTCAAGAATTCGAGAAAATTGCTTTGCCTTCCTTGCAAAAG atggaAGCTAACCACTTGATGGTGATTGATGAAATAGGTAAAATGGAGTTCTTCAGTCAGCCATTCAAATCCAAAGTGAAAGAAATTTTCAGCGATACATCAAACAACATAGTTCTTGCCACAATACCTGCGAGGAAGAGTGATAATCTTATAGAAGCTATAAGGAATCATAGACATGCCAAAGTTTTTATG GTAACAAGAGAGAATAGGAATACAATTGACAAGATCATCTTGGAAGAAATGAAAAAGACATTGAACTTTGTATGA